The proteins below come from a single Bombus pyrosoma isolate SC7728 linkage group LG10, ASM1482585v1, whole genome shotgun sequence genomic window:
- the LOC122572219 gene encoding uncharacterized protein LOC122572219, producing MASMCGSSSKSYPAINTGSYYRPAAYPYQNDYYLPPRSTWSRVSPEHTKKQRGNSTWKVGSAMLIISAMLVLIAVFAIAGLALWMGALRTDSKNAIVGFSCTFRVSKGEKYNPMLKLNTSMVFREKERKYKNIFEDLFRRSVFGAAYKQTIIDKFESGILKVFFRIYLDRRKIPRSITNVEDTIEDIIAKETYSSSSLFKDMELDLTSISVKRINQELPGNQKQVQQKNAMITKNGLLRPNRNSSLITSSKPKSKPTKIESTEPDIDFSNIPTIQGTYKATKVNITSSNKTISVQQPAKAQSETKNNTKASLPQEQTTMKPTTVEDSTEASAGVAQTTNGTDKKVNYTAHDESSSSKKTTTSTASTPEVGNDDLFKDFRNPSFETSPWKPIIPGYINTELKLLPDNAQKPNYKSETNYKVNYSNTNLGDVVSGTVVKNPQYSVHAKVAQSSTTSTKSPEPAVILNSYIGVPGMSTLDISDTDFPRDRIVPQEMVNFRVNGKFKNKIPGLLEGGEIFTEASPVSLDDQRPDIEVSGQLPPETYDIKLRTSSQPFGLSSSQPLEFSSTKPHRSTSENETGWRIPASQTTYTMTDGGSDGPVSKEQDDVKNSGDSMKMNRKKLGQTTVIGGSNNFLPSMVSSTPKWHAQSPLEPVSDEESTTKVSGVGVAEPVPDVDVDLEARNRYSDVQAMVKHESNALQDRKVDKNAQEPVYTSYKTPDLNGAGMRPSLIESSGTPKPFRHTIPVDKITSVVDYTEADKEDSLKQVINTVTDSIMNQEERFTEETSELSTENKGDKEGTIKVLPVKENEEEGTKVLPVKENLKEIIEVETFVKENSDSEADISLKNAKIEEYARSTESNTESVIDDEKLLKLGTTEVYSEMIHPLYNNIDKLVVKKEENKGAPGRLTSNISRNSTFIEIDTLKHTPGEVEEDSDSTGNKSATKGEDNWPFNGTLSRPYNSLETRKKTYNDTLKAYVVENLVTLAPAKSNTGIGRPVRPRPKIEGEKTMRIDEKPNTDRSSTDDSLLLEQLFGVHNRQRNATKRNSFNHGDSVRFHPAENERNREGDLHNEHPRVEQIVEVVTSISTKVSSNFKGNPVVLKFVVTNSTSLPMIRSESHQNAGETFTSEASAPKEFSAPNDGGKEENRSFRDDISNKTPSLTSSDVQTSDRKISTMEENKSLLEKLKELADIGTENEPVHSKNSSRPSVDALQSHTSNVKSKPPEDYRPLPNFEKLKQIADIATGNQTLMNSSAAFTMTRDGVEILTKILNKMEDRTDKMISSTEENLEADHCLGFLCKDGKCLPSSGRCNMLGECPNSEDEANCTCADFLKAQLLNEKICDGVADCWDYSDETDCDWCQEGQYVCGNSRTCINQDKVCNGYTDCPGGEDEKKCAALIEDDPALNYEETSSFARKDIDSEIRVTKDAHPSFEGQFSEIESTTNKDALYDQEAVESSIFESTTLHAFKDDIRLEKVVRAKDESVIEEGETFFENRERSNATVSGREISSNVKHMLTRGNSIHVNAKNDDKTSMINLKKEVNNYNEKGYLNIRKNGKWGKLCLTGMDNLLQERQTVWSIEDLGRAVCKAITYQDYETVEKVLDENPTSVKSYYTLSYNEKPLDKTILTFKPSECPTGEILRVKCKNLECGIRTQAPSQARIVGGGSSSAGSWPWQVALYKEGDYQCGGALINERWILSAAHCFYHAQDEYWVARIGATRRGSFPSPYEQVLRLDHISLHPDYIDNGFINDIAMLRLEEPVTFSDYVRPVCLPESEPRSGTTCTVTGWGQLFEIGRIFPDTLQEVQLPVISTEECRRKTLFLPLYRITSGMLCAGLKDGGRDACLGDSGGPLVCSGSDNKYTLHGITSNGYGCARPGRPGVYTKVHHYLPWIEYAISREDIRSSIASCKGHRCPLGECLPKSRICNGFLECSDGSDERNCPLNL from the exons aatgattattatttaccaCCGCGGTCGACATGGTCCAGAGTCTCGCCTGAACACACGAAGAAACAAAGGGGCAACAGTACATGGAAAGTCGGCAGTGCGATGTTAATCATCTCTGCTATGTTAGTGTTAATCGCGGTGTTCGCGATTGCAGGACTTGCGTTATGGATGGGAG cCCTTCGGACAGATTCAAAAAATG CGATCGTTGGATTCTCCTGCACATTCAGGGTGTCTAAGGGTGAGAAATATAATCCGATGTTGAAGCTAAATACCAGTATGGTGTTCCgtgaaaaggaacgaaaatataaaaatata TTCGAAGATCTATTTAGAAGAAGCGTGTTCGGCGCAGCTTACAAACAAACGATCATAGACAAATTCGAAAGCGGTATTCTGAAGGTGTTCTTCAGGATATATCTGGACAGAAGAAAGATACCACGATCGATCACGAACGTCGAGGACACAATCGAAGACATTATCGCGAAGGAGACGTACTCATCGTCCTCCTTGTTCAAGGATATGGAACTGGACCTCACTAGCATATCGGTAAAAA GAATAAATCAAGAGTTGCCAGGGAATCAAAAGCAGGTTCAACAAAAGAACGCGATGATCACGAAGAACGGGCTGCTTCGACCCAATAGGAACAGCTCTTTGATCACCAGCTCGAAGCCGAAATCCAAACCAACGAAAATCGAGTCCACGGAGCCAGACATCGACTTCAGTAACATACCGACGATCCAAGGCACCTATAAAGCGACGAAAGTGAACATCACTTCCTCGAACAAAACGATCTCCGTTCAACAGCCGGCAAAGGCTCAGTCAGAAACGAAAAACAATACCAAAGCGTCGTTACCTCAAGAACAAACTACGATGAAACCGACCACCGTAGAAGACAGTACCGAAGCAAGTGCGGGTGTCGCTCAAACCACCAACGGAACAGATAAGAAAGTTAATTACACCGCGCACGATGAATCGTCTTCGTCGAAAAAGACCACCACATCCACAGCTTCCACGCCCGAAGTCGGAAACGACGATCTGTTCAAGGATTTCCGCAATCCAAGCTTCGAAACTTCTCCGTGGAAGCCTATCATACCTGGATACATCAAtacagaattaaaattattgccgGACAACGCTCAAAAGCCAAATTACAAAAGCGAAACCAACTATAAAGTGAATTACAGCAATACGAATCTGGGAGACGTTGTCTCCGGTACAGTCGTAAAGAATCCTCAGTATAGCGTTCACGCGAAGGTTGCACAGTCTTCGACAACCAGCACGAAATCTCCCGAGCCAGCGGTGATATTAAATTCGTATATAGGTGTTCCAGGAATGAGCACGTTGGACATTAGCGACACTGATTTTCCACGCGATAGAATCGTTCCTCAGGAAATGGTGAATTTCAGGGTAAACGGCAAGTTTAAGAATAAGATTCCAGGATTGTTAGAAGGTGGAGAGATCTTCACGGAAGCTTCCCCGGTCAGTCTAGACGACCAGAGACCGGACATAGAAGTTTCCGGCCAGTTACCACCGGAAACTTACGATATCAAGCTTCGAACTTCTTCTCAGCCTTTTGGCCTCTCCTCTTCCCAgcctttggaattttcttcCACGAAACCTCATCGATCGACGAGCGAGAACGAAACAGGTTGGAGGATCCCTGCCTCTCAGACGACGTACACGATGACAGACGGTGGATCCGATGGCCCTGTTAGCAAAGAGCAGGACGACGTTAAGAATTCTGGCGATTCTATGAAGATGAATAGAAAGAAGTTAGGTCAAACCACCGTGATAGGGGGTTCGAACAATTTCTTGCCTTCGATGGTTTCCAGTACTCCGAAGTGGCACGCGCAGAGTCCGCTGGAGCCAGTTTCCGACGAAGAATCGACGACAAAAGTGTCTGGAGTTGGAGTGGCAGAGCCCGTCCCGGACGTGGACGTGGATTTGGAAGCCAGAAATCGATACTCGGATGTTCAGGCTATGGTGAAGCACGAGAGTAACGCTCTGCAGGACAGGAAAGTCGATAAGAACGCGCAGGAACCTGTGTACACCAGTTACAAGACACCCGATCTGAATGGAGCTGGCATGAGACCAAGCTTGATCGAAAGTTCTGGAACTCCGAAGCCATTCAGACACACGATTCCCGTGGACAAAATTACTTCTGTCGTTGATTACACCGAGGCTGACAAGGAAGACTCTTTGAAGCAGGTAATCAACACCGTGACAGATAGTATAATGAATCAGGAAGAAAGATTCACCGAAGAAACCAGTGAATTAAGCACAGAGAACAAAGGGGATAAGGAAGGGACAATTAAAGTGCTACCGGTCAAAGAGAATGAAGAAGAAGGAACGAAGGTGCTGCCagttaaagaaaatttgaaggaaATCATCGAGGTAGAGACTTTCGTGAAGGAGAACAGCGATTCCGAGGCAGATATTTCTCTTAAAAATGCAAAGATCGAAGAATACGCAAGATCAACCGAATCGAATACCGAAAGTGTAATAGACGATGAGAAGCTTCTGAAGCTAGGAACGACGGAAGTCTACTCGGAGATGATACATccattatacaataatatagataaattagtCGTAAAAAAGGAGGAGAATAAAGGGGCTCCGGGAAGATTGACGtctaatatttcaagaaattccACGTTCATCGAGATTGATACCTTGAAGCATACACCTGGAGAGGTCGAGGAAGATTCTGACTCGACGGGGAACAAATCGGCGACGAAAGGTGAAGACAACTGGCCTTTCAATGGAACCTTGAGTCGGCCGTACAATTCCCTGGAAACTAGAAAGAAGACTTACAACGACACTTTGAAGGCGTACGTGGTGGAAAATTTGGTCACTCTGGCGCCTGCTAAAAGTAATACAGGAATTGGAAGACCTGTCAGACCAAGACCTAAGATAGAAGGGGAGAAGACGATGAGAATCGACGAGAAGCCTAACACAGACAGAAGCTCCACTGACGACAGCCTGCTCTTGGAACAATTGTTCGGCGTCCACAATCGACAGAGAAACGCGACGAAACGCAATTCGTTTAATCACGGCGACTCCGTTAGGTTTCATCCGGCGGAGAACGAGAGGAACAGAGAGGGCGATTTGCATAACGAGCATCCTAGAGTCGAGCAAATCGTAGAAGTCGTGACGTCGATTAGCACTAAAGTGTCGTCGAACTTTAAAGGAAACCCAGTCGTGTTGAAATTTGTCGTTACCAATTCAACCTCGCTTCCGATGATTCGTTCAGAGTCCCATCAGAATGCTGGGGAGACGTTCACTTCGGAAGCATCAGCGCCGAAAGAATTTTCTGCTCCCAACGacggaggaaaagaagaaaatagatcTTTCAGAGATGACATTTCGAACAAGACCCCGTCTTTAACGTCCAGCGATGTGCAAACGTCCGACAGAAAGATCTCTACGATGGAGGAGAATAAATCTCTTTTGGAGAAATTGAAGGAGTTGGCGGATATCGGAACGGAGAACGAGCCTGTGCATAGCAAAAATAGTTCCAGGCCGAGTGTCGACGCGTTACAATCGCATACGTCGAACGTAAAATCGAAACCGCCGGAGGATTATAGGCCGTTGCCGAATTTTGAGAAACTGAAGCAAATCGCTGATATCGCGACCGGGAATCAGACCTTGATGAATTCGAGCGCCGCATTTACGATGACTCGCGACGGCGTGGAGATACTGACGAAGATATTGAACAAAATGGAAGATCGCACCGATAAGATGATCTCTAGCACCGAAGAGAATTTGGAAGCTG ATCACTGTCTCGGTTTCCTATGCAAAGACGGGAAATGCTTGCCTTCCAGCGGCAGGTGCAACATGTTAGGTGAATGTCCGAATTCGGAGGACGAAGCGAACTGCACGTGCGCCGACTTTCTAAAAGCGCAACTCttaaacgagaaaatttgCGACGGTGTGGCGGACTGTTGGGATTATTCGGACGAAACGGACTGCG ATTGGTGCCAAGAGGGCCAATACGTCTGCGGCAACAGTCGAACCTGCATAAACCAAGACAAAGTTTGCAACGGCTACACTGACTGTCCAGGCGGAGAGGACGAGAAGAAGTGCGCGGCGTTGATAGAAGACGATCCAGCGTTGAATTACGAAGAAACGAGTAGCTTTGCCAGGAAGGACATCGATTCCGAGATCCGCGTAACCAAAGATGCACATCCATCGTTCGAAGGGCAGTTTTCAGAAATAGAATCCACCACTAACAAGGACGCCCTGTATGATCAAGAAGCGGTGGAATCGTCCATCTTCGAGTCGACAACTTTACACGCGTTTAAAGATGATATACGATTAGAAAAAGTCGTAAGAGCCAAGGACGAGTCTGTGATCGAGGAAGGTGAAACGTTTTTCGAGAATCGCGAACGGAGCAACGCTACTGTTTCCGGAAGAGAAATATCGTCGAACGTGAAACACATGTTGACGCGTGGGAACTCGATCCATGTAAATGCGAAAAACGACGATAAAACGTCGATGATcaatttgaagaaagaagtgaataattataacgaGAAgggttatttaaatatcaggaaaaatggaaaatgggGGAAATTGTGTTTGACTGGAATGGATAATCTTCTGCAAGAGAGACAAACTGTTTGGTCTATCGAGGATCTTGGTAGAGCTGTTTGCAAGGCAATTACATATCA AGATTACGAAACCGTGGAGAAGGTGTTGGACGAAAATCCAACGTCTGTGAAATCGTACTACACACTCTCGTACAACGAGAAACCTTTGGATAAAACGATCTTGACTTTCAAGCCTTCCGAGTGCCCGACTGGCGAGATCCTCAGGGTCAAGTGCAAGAACCTTGAATGTGGAATAAGAACTCAGGCCCCATCCCAGGCCAG GATAGTCGGAGGTGGAAGCTCATCAGCTGGAAGCTGGCCATGGCAAGTAGCTCTGTACAAGGAAGGCGATTATCAATGTGGTGGAGCTCTGATTAACGAAAGATGGATTTTGTCTGCCGCACATTGTTTCTATCA TGCTCAGGACGAGTATTGGGTCGCAAGAATCGGAGCGACTCGCAGAGGAAGCTTCCCGAGTCCGTACGAGCAAGTGCTACGTTTAGATCACATATCCCTGCATCCTGATTACATCGATAACGGATTCATAAACGACATAGCGATGCTGAGGCTCGAAGAACCAGTCACATTCAGCGATTACGTTCGACCAGTGTGTCTTCCAGAGTCAGAACCAAGAAGTGGCACTACGTGCACCGTTACCGGATGGGGACAGTTATTCGAGATCGGAAGAATATTTC CGGATACCCTGCAAGAAGTGCAACTTCCGGTAATCTCCACGGAGGAGTGTCGAAGGAAAACTTTGTTTCTTCCATTGTACAGGATAACGTCAGGAATGCTTTGCGCAGGTTTGAAGGATGGTGGAAGAGACGCTTGCTTGGGAGACAGTGGCGGCCCATTGGTTTGCTCAGGATCAGACAACAAGTACACTCTTCACG GCATCACTTCAAATGGATATGGTTGCGCGAGACCTGGAAGACCTGGAGTCTACACGAAAGTACACCACTATCTTCCTTGGATCGAGTACGCTATTTCCAGAGAAGATATCCGATCCTCGATCGCTTCGTGTAAGGGCCATCGATGTCCTTTAGGCGAATGTCTACCGAAATCTCGAATATGCAACGGGTTCTTAGAATGTTCGGACGGTAGCGACGAACGTAATTGCCCTCTTAATTTGTAG
- the LOC122572221 gene encoding adenylyl cyclase-associated protein 1 isoform X1 translates to MFKCCVCNKSSKKERPNGEVTKSTPKKNQKAVDSQLVGIDSSKLEENGPTGRQEKLNGDVQRFEKVSPSMEKNSTEVVDDLTVKSPLPTGKRDEVNDNSLLRTETIVKSNNSKKDDNENDTRNEGDRTKLEKEDGEVNGNKDANGNGKAEKNDNVSGYVGEGGAMEAILNSGVSDTLKTNLYDSFGYIERTIDDGPEEEGDDSVFEDCPNDTNANKKTPPVSSIPRWLSEEEDGEHDSEECSGMQEPPATPVARDELALRRHRFFSDLLHVTQNATEHRVRFDPLGPMVHAGCETSDKEEHLEELVNRLENVTKRLENVRVQSITETQDSAVQTNTPSPKRSQAVKNSDSVLSASSPHSIEKKAEDKFISMSVAGYKQFLDGPVKEYLQLSEKIGGDVATHSKLVEKAFNIQLEFIQTAASRPAPTNQSEQISLLAPTSAQIQQIQEFREKNRGSQFFNHLSAISESIPALGWVAVSPTPAPYIKEMNDAGQFYTNRVLKEWKEKNKVHAEWCKAWVQTLSVLQEYVRQHYTTGLVWAKTGSAPTGIPPPPPPCMPPMGDVTPADIIDDRSALFAEINQGEAITKNLKKVTSDMQTHKNPSLRTGPAPFKAPVVDNAISTKTVPPANAPIDKPPVFTRDGKKWLVEYHKGNKDLLIDNVEMNNVIYMFRCHDSTLVVKGKVNSIVMDSCRKSSVVFDSVVSSIEFVNCQSVQMQVLGKVPTISIDKTDGCQMYLSSDSLDVEFISSKSSEMNVMVPRGNGDYAEYPIPEQFKTTISSKGLSTIAVDSLG, encoded by the exons ATGTTTAAATGCTGTGTGTGCAACAAAAGTTCAAAGAAGGAGAGGCCGAACGGCGAGGTGACGAAGTCGACGCCAAAGAAAAATCAGAAAGCGGTCGACTCGCAATTAGTTGGCATTGATTCATCGAAGCTCGAGGAAAACGGGCCGACCGGTAGACAAGAGAAGTTGAACGGCGACGTGCAGAGATTTGAGAAAGTTTCTCCGTCGATGGAGAAAAACAGCACGGAAGTGGTCGACGACCTGACCGTTAAGAGTCCGTTGCCTACCGGAAAGCGCGACGAGGTCAACGATAATTCTCTCTTGCGAACCGAAACAATAGTAAAATCGAACAATAGCAAGAAAGATGACAATGAGAACGATACCAGAAATGAGGGTGATCGAACGAAACTAGAGAAGGAAGATGGCGAGGTAAACGGAAATAAGGATGCTAATGGAAACGGAAAGGcggagaaaaatgataatgtAAGCGGATACGTGGGTGAGGGCGGAGCGATGGAAGCAATACTGAATTCTGGGGTTTCTGATACCCTTAAGACCAATCTTTATGACTCTTTCGGGTATATCGAGAGAACGATCGATGATGGGCCCGAGGAGGAAGGCGATGATTCCGTTTTCGAAGATTGCCCGAACGATACTAACGCGAATAAAAAGACGCCGCCAG TTTCGTCAATTCCTCGGTGGCTTTCGGAGGAGGAAGACGGCGAGCACGACTCAGAAGAGTGCAGCGGAATGCAGGAACCACCGGCGACGCCGGTTGCTCGCGACGAACTAGCTTTAAGGCGTCACAGATTCTTCTCCGATTTGTTACACGTTACGCAAAACGCGACGGAGCACAGAGTGAGGTTTGACCCTCTAGGACCGATGGTGCACGCTG GTTGTGAAACTAGCGATAAGGAGGAACATCTGGAAGAGTTGGTAAATAGATTAGAAAACGTTACAAAAAGATTGGAAAACGTAAGAGTCCAATCCATAACCGAAACACAAGATTCTGCTGTTCAAACAAATACACCATCACCAAAGAGGTCTCAAGCAGTAAAAAATAGTGACTCAGTGCTGTCTGCCTCATCTCCTCATTCAATAGAGAAAAAAGCAGAAGACAAATTTATCAGCATGTCAGTCGCAGGATATAAACAGTTTTTAGACGGTCCtgtgaaagaatatttacaattgaGTGAAAAAATTGGTGGTGATGTAGCTACTCACAGCAAGCTTGTAGAAAAGGCATTCAA caTTCAGTTGGAATTTATTCAAACTGCAGCAAGTCGTCCAGCCCCAACAAACCAATCAGAGCAAATTTCTCTTCTTGCACCCACATCTGCACAGATTCAGCAGATTCAAGAGTTTCGCGAGAAAAATAGAGGATCCCAGTTTTTCAATCATCTATCAGCAATTAGTGAAAGTATTCCAGCTTTGGGATGGGTTGCAGTATCGCCTACTCCAGCAccttatataaaagaaatgaatgaCGCTGgacaattttatacaaatcgTGTGTTAAAGGAATGGAAAGAGAA AAATAAAGTACATGCTGAATGGTGCAAGGCTTGGGTACAGACACTAAGTGTTCTACAGGAATATGTGCGTCAGCACTACACAACAGGACTTGTATGGGCAAAAACTGGCTCTGCACCAACAGGCAtcccaccaccaccaccaccgtgTATGCCTCCCATGGGAGACGTAACACCGGCAGATATTATCGATGACAGAAGTGCTCTTTTCGCCGAAATTAATCAAGGAGAAGCTATTACAAAGA ACTTAAAGAAAGTTACGTCAGACATGCAAACACATAAAAATCCTTCATTGAGAACCGGACCAGCACCATTTAAAGCACCAGTTGTTGATAATGCTATATCTACAAAAACAGTGCCGCCTGCAAATGCACCAATTGATAAACCCCCTGTATTTACTAGAGATGGAAAGAAGTGGCTTGTG GAATATCATAAAGGCAATAAAGATCTGCTTATTGACAACGTGGAGATGAACAATGTAATCTATATGTTCCGATGTCATGATAGTACTTTAGTTGTCAAAGGCAAAGTTAACTCCATCGTTATGGATTCATGCCGTAAATCATCCGTTGTTTTCGACTCTGTTGTGTCGAGCATCGAATTCGTCAATTGTCAGAGTGTACAAATGCAG GTACTAGGAAAAGTTCCCACGATCTCTATTGACAAAACAGACGGTTGTCAGATGTATTTGAGCTCGGACTCATTAGATGTGGAATTCATTAGCAGCAAGTCTAGCGAGATGAACGTTATGGTACCTCGAGGAAATGGAGATTAT GCGGAATATCCCATACCGGAGCAATTCAAAACGACCATCAGTTCCAAAGGTCTCAGTACGATCGCTGTCGACTCACTGGGCTAA
- the LOC122572221 gene encoding adenylyl cyclase-associated protein 1 isoform X3, with amino-acid sequence MSVAGYKQFLDGPVKEYLQLSEKIGGDVATHSKLVEKAFNIQLEFIQTAASRPAPTNQSEQISLLAPTSAQIQQIQEFREKNRGSQFFNHLSAISESIPALGWVAVSPTPAPYIKEMNDAGQFYTNRVLKEWKEKNKVHAEWCKAWVQTLSVLQEYVRQHYTTGLVWAKTGSAPTGIPPPPPPCMPPMGDVTPADIIDDRSALFAEINQGEAITKNLKKVTSDMQTHKNPSLRTGPAPFKAPVVDNAISTKTVPPANAPIDKPPVFTRDGKKWLVEYHKGNKDLLIDNVEMNNVIYMFRCHDSTLVVKGKVNSIVMDSCRKSSVVFDSVVSSIEFVNCQSVQMQVLGKVPTISIDKTDGCQMYLSSDSLDVEFISSKSSEMNVMVPRGNGDYAEYPIPEQFKTTISSKGLSTIAVDSLG; translated from the exons ATGTCAGTCGCAGGATATAAACAGTTTTTAGACGGTCCtgtgaaagaatatttacaattgaGTGAAAAAATTGGTGGTGATGTAGCTACTCACAGCAAGCTTGTAGAAAAGGCATTCAA caTTCAGTTGGAATTTATTCAAACTGCAGCAAGTCGTCCAGCCCCAACAAACCAATCAGAGCAAATTTCTCTTCTTGCACCCACATCTGCACAGATTCAGCAGATTCAAGAGTTTCGCGAGAAAAATAGAGGATCCCAGTTTTTCAATCATCTATCAGCAATTAGTGAAAGTATTCCAGCTTTGGGATGGGTTGCAGTATCGCCTACTCCAGCAccttatataaaagaaatgaatgaCGCTGgacaattttatacaaatcgTGTGTTAAAGGAATGGAAAGAGAA AAATAAAGTACATGCTGAATGGTGCAAGGCTTGGGTACAGACACTAAGTGTTCTACAGGAATATGTGCGTCAGCACTACACAACAGGACTTGTATGGGCAAAAACTGGCTCTGCACCAACAGGCAtcccaccaccaccaccaccgtgTATGCCTCCCATGGGAGACGTAACACCGGCAGATATTATCGATGACAGAAGTGCTCTTTTCGCCGAAATTAATCAAGGAGAAGCTATTACAAAGA ACTTAAAGAAAGTTACGTCAGACATGCAAACACATAAAAATCCTTCATTGAGAACCGGACCAGCACCATTTAAAGCACCAGTTGTTGATAATGCTATATCTACAAAAACAGTGCCGCCTGCAAATGCACCAATTGATAAACCCCCTGTATTTACTAGAGATGGAAAGAAGTGGCTTGTG GAATATCATAAAGGCAATAAAGATCTGCTTATTGACAACGTGGAGATGAACAATGTAATCTATATGTTCCGATGTCATGATAGTACTTTAGTTGTCAAAGGCAAAGTTAACTCCATCGTTATGGATTCATGCCGTAAATCATCCGTTGTTTTCGACTCTGTTGTGTCGAGCATCGAATTCGTCAATTGTCAGAGTGTACAAATGCAG GTACTAGGAAAAGTTCCCACGATCTCTATTGACAAAACAGACGGTTGTCAGATGTATTTGAGCTCGGACTCATTAGATGTGGAATTCATTAGCAGCAAGTCTAGCGAGATGAACGTTATGGTACCTCGAGGAAATGGAGATTAT GCGGAATATCCCATACCGGAGCAATTCAAAACGACCATCAGTTCCAAAGGTCTCAGTACGATCGCTGTCGACTCACTGGGCTAA
- the LOC122572221 gene encoding adenylyl cyclase-associated protein 1 isoform X2, which translates to MSELSKTIEDNSRMVPGAYKKVLNMWKNRCETSDKEEHLEELVNRLENVTKRLENVRVQSITETQDSAVQTNTPSPKRSQAVKNSDSVLSASSPHSIEKKAEDKFISMSVAGYKQFLDGPVKEYLQLSEKIGGDVATHSKLVEKAFNIQLEFIQTAASRPAPTNQSEQISLLAPTSAQIQQIQEFREKNRGSQFFNHLSAISESIPALGWVAVSPTPAPYIKEMNDAGQFYTNRVLKEWKEKNKVHAEWCKAWVQTLSVLQEYVRQHYTTGLVWAKTGSAPTGIPPPPPPCMPPMGDVTPADIIDDRSALFAEINQGEAITKNLKKVTSDMQTHKNPSLRTGPAPFKAPVVDNAISTKTVPPANAPIDKPPVFTRDGKKWLVEYHKGNKDLLIDNVEMNNVIYMFRCHDSTLVVKGKVNSIVMDSCRKSSVVFDSVVSSIEFVNCQSVQMQVLGKVPTISIDKTDGCQMYLSSDSLDVEFISSKSSEMNVMVPRGNGDYAEYPIPEQFKTTISSKGLSTIAVDSLG; encoded by the exons ATGTCAGAACTTAGTAAAACGATAGAAGATAATTCCCGAATGGTACCAGGTGCTTATAAAAAGGTTTTAAATATGTGGAAAAATC GTTGTGAAACTAGCGATAAGGAGGAACATCTGGAAGAGTTGGTAAATAGATTAGAAAACGTTACAAAAAGATTGGAAAACGTAAGAGTCCAATCCATAACCGAAACACAAGATTCTGCTGTTCAAACAAATACACCATCACCAAAGAGGTCTCAAGCAGTAAAAAATAGTGACTCAGTGCTGTCTGCCTCATCTCCTCATTCAATAGAGAAAAAAGCAGAAGACAAATTTATCAGCATGTCAGTCGCAGGATATAAACAGTTTTTAGACGGTCCtgtgaaagaatatttacaattgaGTGAAAAAATTGGTGGTGATGTAGCTACTCACAGCAAGCTTGTAGAAAAGGCATTCAA caTTCAGTTGGAATTTATTCAAACTGCAGCAAGTCGTCCAGCCCCAACAAACCAATCAGAGCAAATTTCTCTTCTTGCACCCACATCTGCACAGATTCAGCAGATTCAAGAGTTTCGCGAGAAAAATAGAGGATCCCAGTTTTTCAATCATCTATCAGCAATTAGTGAAAGTATTCCAGCTTTGGGATGGGTTGCAGTATCGCCTACTCCAGCAccttatataaaagaaatgaatgaCGCTGgacaattttatacaaatcgTGTGTTAAAGGAATGGAAAGAGAA AAATAAAGTACATGCTGAATGGTGCAAGGCTTGGGTACAGACACTAAGTGTTCTACAGGAATATGTGCGTCAGCACTACACAACAGGACTTGTATGGGCAAAAACTGGCTCTGCACCAACAGGCAtcccaccaccaccaccaccgtgTATGCCTCCCATGGGAGACGTAACACCGGCAGATATTATCGATGACAGAAGTGCTCTTTTCGCCGAAATTAATCAAGGAGAAGCTATTACAAAGA ACTTAAAGAAAGTTACGTCAGACATGCAAACACATAAAAATCCTTCATTGAGAACCGGACCAGCACCATTTAAAGCACCAGTTGTTGATAATGCTATATCTACAAAAACAGTGCCGCCTGCAAATGCACCAATTGATAAACCCCCTGTATTTACTAGAGATGGAAAGAAGTGGCTTGTG GAATATCATAAAGGCAATAAAGATCTGCTTATTGACAACGTGGAGATGAACAATGTAATCTATATGTTCCGATGTCATGATAGTACTTTAGTTGTCAAAGGCAAAGTTAACTCCATCGTTATGGATTCATGCCGTAAATCATCCGTTGTTTTCGACTCTGTTGTGTCGAGCATCGAATTCGTCAATTGTCAGAGTGTACAAATGCAG GTACTAGGAAAAGTTCCCACGATCTCTATTGACAAAACAGACGGTTGTCAGATGTATTTGAGCTCGGACTCATTAGATGTGGAATTCATTAGCAGCAAGTCTAGCGAGATGAACGTTATGGTACCTCGAGGAAATGGAGATTAT GCGGAATATCCCATACCGGAGCAATTCAAAACGACCATCAGTTCCAAAGGTCTCAGTACGATCGCTGTCGACTCACTGGGCTAA